A window from Falco naumanni isolate bFalNau1 chromosome 3, bFalNau1.pat, whole genome shotgun sequence encodes these proteins:
- the RNF138 gene encoding E3 ubiquitin-protein ligase RNF138 isoform X3, whose translation MAEGAEAAAAAAECFSEDDFYCPVCQEVFKTPVRTANCQHVFCRKCFLTAIRESGTHCPLCRGSVTKKERTYPKRALDVENSMKKASGGCRCCEKQVRFSWMRQHYKTCKKYQDEYGVSSIIPNLQISQDSTGNSSRSDAISDNGEMSSNQILQGETSGHPTFKCPLCQEANFTRQRLLDHCNNRHLYQIVPVILTRLLEILLAI comes from the exons ATGGCCGAGGGAgccgaggcggcggcggcggcggcggagtGCTTCAGCGAGGATGATTTTTACTGCCCCGTCTGCCAGGAGGTGTTCAAAACGCCCGTGAGGACCGCGAACTGCCAGCACGT GTTTTGCAGGAAGTGCTTCTTGACAGCTATCAGAGAAAGTGGAACACACTGTCCTCTCTGCCGGGGGAGCGTgactaaaaaagaaagaacctATCCCAAAAGGGCTCTAGATGTTGAAAACAGTATGAAGAAAGCTTCTGGGGGCTGTAGATGCTGTGAGAAGCAG GTTAGATTTTCGTGGATGAGACAGCATTATAAAACGTGTAAGAAGTATCAGGATGAATATGGTGTTTCTTCTATTATTCCAAACTTACAGATTTCTCAAGATTCAACAGGGAACAG TAGCAGAAGTGATGCAATATCTGATAATGGCGAGATGTCTAGTAATCAAATACTTCAAGGAGAAACAAG TGGACACCCAACCTTCAAATGCCCCCTGTGTCAGGAAGCCAATTTTACCAGACAACGCTTGCTGGATCACTGTAATAATAGACATCTTTATCAGATAGTTCCTGTA ATACTAACCAGGTTACTAGAAATCTTGTTAGCCATCTAA
- the RNF138 gene encoding E3 ubiquitin-protein ligase RNF138 isoform X2, which yields MAEGAEAAAAAAECFSEDDFYCPVCQEVFKTPVRTANCQHVFCRKCFLTAIRESGTHCPLCRGSVTKKERTYPKRALDVENSMKKASGGCRCCEKQVRFSWMRQHYKTCKKYQDEYGVSSIIPNLQISQDSTGNSRSDAISDNGEMSSNQILQGETSGHPTFKCPLCQEANFTRQRLLDHCNNRHLYQIVPVICPICVSLPWADTNQVTRNLVSHLNLRHRFDYGEFVNLQLDEEAQYQNAVQESCHVNF from the exons ATGGCCGAGGGAgccgaggcggcggcggcggcggcggagtGCTTCAGCGAGGATGATTTTTACTGCCCCGTCTGCCAGGAGGTGTTCAAAACGCCCGTGAGGACCGCGAACTGCCAGCACGT GTTTTGCAGGAAGTGCTTCTTGACAGCTATCAGAGAAAGTGGAACACACTGTCCTCTCTGCCGGGGGAGCGTgactaaaaaagaaagaacctATCCCAAAAGGGCTCTAGATGTTGAAAACAGTATGAAGAAAGCTTCTGGGGGCTGTAGATGCTGTGAGAAGCAG GTTAGATTTTCGTGGATGAGACAGCATTATAAAACGTGTAAGAAGTATCAGGATGAATATGGTGTTTCTTCTATTATTCCAAACTTACAGATTTCTCAAGATTCAACAGGGAACAG CAGAAGTGATGCAATATCTGATAATGGCGAGATGTCTAGTAATCAAATACTTCAAGGAGAAACAAG TGGACACCCAACCTTCAAATGCCCCCTGTGTCAGGAAGCCAATTTTACCAGACAACGCTTGCTGGATCACTGTAATAATAGACATCTTTATCAGATAGTTCCTGTA ATTTGTCCTATTTGTGTATCTCTTCCTTGGGCAGATACTAACCAGGTTACTAGAAATCTTGTTAGCCATCTAAATCTAAGACACCGGTTTGACTACGGAGAATTTGTG aatCTTCAGCTTGATGAAGAAGCCCAATACCAAAATGCGGTTCAAGAATCCTGTCATGTGAACTTTTAA
- the RNF138 gene encoding E3 ubiquitin-protein ligase RNF138 isoform X1: protein MAEGAEAAAAAAECFSEDDFYCPVCQEVFKTPVRTANCQHVFCRKCFLTAIRESGTHCPLCRGSVTKKERTYPKRALDVENSMKKASGGCRCCEKQVRFSWMRQHYKTCKKYQDEYGVSSIIPNLQISQDSTGNSSRSDAISDNGEMSSNQILQGETSGHPTFKCPLCQEANFTRQRLLDHCNNRHLYQIVPVICPICVSLPWADTNQVTRNLVSHLNLRHRFDYGEFVNLQLDEEAQYQNAVQESCHVNF, encoded by the exons ATGGCCGAGGGAgccgaggcggcggcggcggcggcggagtGCTTCAGCGAGGATGATTTTTACTGCCCCGTCTGCCAGGAGGTGTTCAAAACGCCCGTGAGGACCGCGAACTGCCAGCACGT GTTTTGCAGGAAGTGCTTCTTGACAGCTATCAGAGAAAGTGGAACACACTGTCCTCTCTGCCGGGGGAGCGTgactaaaaaagaaagaacctATCCCAAAAGGGCTCTAGATGTTGAAAACAGTATGAAGAAAGCTTCTGGGGGCTGTAGATGCTGTGAGAAGCAG GTTAGATTTTCGTGGATGAGACAGCATTATAAAACGTGTAAGAAGTATCAGGATGAATATGGTGTTTCTTCTATTATTCCAAACTTACAGATTTCTCAAGATTCAACAGGGAACAG TAGCAGAAGTGATGCAATATCTGATAATGGCGAGATGTCTAGTAATCAAATACTTCAAGGAGAAACAAG TGGACACCCAACCTTCAAATGCCCCCTGTGTCAGGAAGCCAATTTTACCAGACAACGCTTGCTGGATCACTGTAATAATAGACATCTTTATCAGATAGTTCCTGTA ATTTGTCCTATTTGTGTATCTCTTCCTTGGGCAGATACTAACCAGGTTACTAGAAATCTTGTTAGCCATCTAAATCTAAGACACCGGTTTGACTACGGAGAATTTGTG aatCTTCAGCTTGATGAAGAAGCCCAATACCAAAATGCGGTTCAAGAATCCTGTCATGTGAACTTTTAA